From the genome of Saccharomyces paradoxus strain CBS432 chromosome XII sequence:
TCTGATCATTTTGGAATGAAAATCCATGTTGAAGCTGCGCTCTTCAACTATTACCATtaatttaaaaataaaaaaaagcataTCTATTATCATAAAATGAACTTATAATAGAATAACATCTTTTTGTTTGTCATCATTTCCCTTAGATACTCCATCATGAAAACGACTTTTGCTCTGTCTGATCCCTCCTTCTAGTATCGTGATTGTGCGTTTTTTACTATTCATTTTTACTACTGTGTTTTTactatatattttttggcTTTACTTACTTCCTTCTGTTTTGATGTATTAAAAactatttttattctaagaaaagaaactttcatcttcttatTCAAGTTCTAACTCccagaaaaaatttcttgggatccaaatttttttatattgtaTTGTTTATCTGCTATTCTGTGTGTCTTTGAGTGGAGTATTATTGTATGTTTTTGCCTTACTTTTCTCGGGTACAGGCTCTCTTATTGAAGCAGTAGAAGGATACCTCGAAAGTACAGTTGCACTTGTTCTTTGGtaccttttcttttctctttttgcGAAGTTGTGCGTAAGTCACAGGAATTACATATGATCCCATTATGAGACCATGATTTGGTGAGGGAAGTTTACAGAGTTTACAGAGTTTACAGGTTTTTGGTGGTTAAGAAgtttattgttttgttaATAATTTTGACCTTTAATTTTATATGCctgaaaatataaatttaTTCGATATCGATAATAATTCAATATTATTAACTTGAAAAGTTATTCTGCTTCAAAGGTTACAATCATATCATCCAGCGAGGTGTTAACAAGAAAGCCAACAACACCTATTATGTCGTATGATTCAAGACACGATCATTGAGGACTATTATATAAGCAAGACGTTTCGTCATCCCTACAGGAAAATTCCATTGTTCAACTAGTACCAAAGTTGCTCTTTAGGAAGGCAAGAAAAACTACCTTACCATGTCCTGCTGCTATGTGTgtatttttaaaaatctAGAGGGAAAGTtcttaaaaatataaatgcGCGTAAGgcagaaaaataaagacaTATTGCCATAAATTATCAGAACACGAATTCAAGGTTTCAACAAAATAGGATAAAGTGAATAGGAAGAATGAAAATCAATATATCCCGTCCATTACAGCTTTTGCAATGGACTTCATATATTGTCGCCGTATTTCTAATACAATTGCTAATCATTCTTCCTTTATCAATCTTAATATATCATGATTTTTACCTGCGACTATTACCTGCTGATTCTTCTAACATAGTTCCCCTTAATACtttcaatattttaaaTGGCGTACAATTTGGTACAAAGTTTTCCCAATCCATCTCAACCATTCCAGTAGGCACAGATCTACCGCAGACAATAGACAATGGCTTATCGCAGTTGATACCCATGCGTGACAATATAGAATACAAGCTCGATCTAAACTTGGAGTTTTACTGCCAAAGTAGAACTGACCGTTCAAATCTAGACAATTTGTTAATCGATATTTACAGGGGTCCAGGTCCCATATTGGGTGTTCCAGGAAGAGGGGACAgcaaagatgaaaaagtcTTTCACACTTCTAGACCTATTGTCTGTCTTGCACTAACGGATTCCATGTCGCcccaagaaattgaacaGCTAGGCCCATCTCGCCTAAATGTCTACGGTGAAGAATGGCTAAATACAATAAGAATAGAGGACAAAATATCGTTAGATTCTTCATATGAAACGATTTCGGTGTTCTTAAAAACTGAAATTGCCCAAAGAAACTTGATAATATGCCCGGAAAGCGGTATTAAATTCAGGATGAATTTTGAGCAGGGATTAAGAAACTTAATGCTTCgaaaaagatttttatCTTATATTATAGgcatttcaatttttcattgcaTAATATGtgtgcttttttttataacaGGTTGCACCGCATTCATTTTCGTTAGAAAGGGTCAGGAAAGATCCAAGAAACATAGCTGATAGAATTGTATTTCTCGCTATATAATTTTAGAACCTAGCTGTTATTTTCTAAGTAAATAGCTGCTCCAGCATTTTGCATCTTCGCctcaaataa
Proteins encoded in this window:
- the SEI1 gene encoding seipin (Seipin protein~similar to YLR404W), which produces MKINISRPLQLLQWTSYIVAVFLIQLLIILPLSILIYHDFYLRLLPADSSNIVPLNTFNILNGVQFGTKFSQSISTIPVGTDLPQTIDNGLSQLIPMRDNIEYKLDLNLEFYCQSRTDRSNLDNLLIDIYRGPGPILGVPGRGDSKDEKVFHTSRPIVCLALTDSMSPQEIEQLGPSRLNVYGEEWLNTIRIEDKISLDSSYETISVFLKTEIAQRNLIICPESGIKFRMNFEQGLRNLMLRKRFLSYIIGISIFHCIICVLFFITGCTAFIFVRKGQERSKKHS